One Oryza glaberrima chromosome 10, OglaRS2, whole genome shotgun sequence DNA segment encodes these proteins:
- the LOC127785660 gene encoding uncharacterized protein LOC127785660, with translation MMEIFRGVEFAALRLWPCGSFLHADEDGRSVYHGSVRDGDAWLPNAVWAVEELVAGASHTRYVLLRGAYGRYLGAGAPDARDRDQERCACPLPSCPLPCCSLQAAQRDRDDAEPDDIMWRPIGCSGTDIAGSIVLLQDRSGRYLRGNQGFLARHHGVSVDVNIGNEMTLRWEVVRVRVPTRPERPIVPHLPCWPLLNREIQFVTVDDADNFGFGSVRFTGRSVELLREDLMRRIGYDDFTMCVRAGRHGRLTPLFIDLPHSRETLCIVLIRPNTPVNDRLLTSILKAEDDATKAAAVELQHRQELLWEREEALRVRTETALRRWEGRLQGRERATRVREDASLQRWMEGLGRRELALTQREERVSGMEATHRAATSRDKPSAPLLKKEDNIWEKRQMSLSISLLTPLALLFSVRPLIPAEYDHYILMAFIAIWGLGSLAFQFGLFGSNSGEKSFSRFVFISFTALVLYTLHLEMMEAKGYSAAPLSPLADVSNVTLFPVVLDDQTWTVIFWIYFVLVLSGHLYAWATAYITGSDKDLE, from the exons atgATGGAGATTTTCCGTGGTGTGGAGTTTGCGGCGCTGCGGCTCTGGCCGTGTGGCTCATTCCTCCACGCCGACGAGGACGGGAGGTCTGTCTACCACGGCAGCGTCCGCGACGGTGACGCCTGGTTGCCCAACGCGGTGTGGGCTGtcgaggagctcgtcgccggggCGTCCCATACGCGCTACGTGCTCCTTCGCGGCGCCTACGGCCGGTACCTCGGAGCCGGAGCCCCCGACGCCCGCGACCGCGACCAGGAGCGCTGCGCCTGCCCGCTCCCCTCCTGCCCGCTCCCCTGCTGCTCGCTCCAGGCGGCGCAGCGCGACCGAGATGATGCTGAGCCCGACGACATCATGTGGCGGCCTATCGGATGCTCCGGCACGGACATTGCCGGCAGCATCGTCCTTCTGCAGGACAGGTCCGGGCGCTACCTGCGAGGGAACCAGGGTTTCCTGGCTCGCCACCACGGCGTCTCCGTCGACGTCAACATCGGCAACGAGATGACGTTGCGGTGGGAGGTTGTGCGCGTTCGCGTCCCCACTCGTCCGGAGCGACCGATCGTGCCT CACTTGCCGTGCTGGCCCCTTCTGAATAGGGAGATCCAATTCGTGACTGTCGATGACGCCGATAACTTCGGTTTCGGTTCGGTTCGATTCACTGGTCGATCGGTGGAGCTCCTGAGAGAGGACCTTATGCGACGTATTGGTTACGACGACTTCACCATGTGTGTCCGGGCCGGCCGCCATGGGCGGCTCACCCCTCTGTTCATTGACCTGCCTCACAGCCGGGAGACACTGTGCATTGTTCTTATCAGGCCCAACACCCCAG TGAATGATCGGTTGCTAACATCAATTCTGAAAGCTGAGGATGATGCCACAAAGGCTGCTGCTGTGGAGCTGCAGCACCGGCAAGAATTGCtgtgggagagggaggaagcgCTAAGAGTCCGGACGGAGACAGCACTTCGGCGATGGGAGGGGAGGCTTCAGGGGAGGGAAAGAGCAACCAGAGTCCGGGAGGACGCGTCGCTGCAGCGCTGGATGGAGGGTCTGGGGAGGAGGGAGCTCGCCCTGACGCAGCGAGAGGAGAGGGTGAGCGGGATGGAGGCAACACATCGAGCGGCTACCAGCAGAGATAAACCCTCTGCACCTCTACTGAAGAAG GAGGATAACATCTGGGAGAAAAGGCAGATGTCATTGAGTATTTCCCTTCTGACTCCATTGGCACTCCTATTCTCTGTACGGCCACTCATACCTGCTGAATATGATCATTACATTTTGATGGCCTTCATTGCCATTTGGGGATTGGGCAGCCTGGCTTTTCAATTTGGATTGTTTGGATCTAATTCTGGTGAGAAGTCCTTCAGCCGCTTCGTCTTTATTAGTTTCACTGCCCTGGTCCTATACACTCTTCACTTGGAGATGATGGAAGCGAAGGGATACTCTGCAGCACCTTTGTCACCATTGGCAGATGTCAGTAATGTCACCCTGTTCCCAGTGGTACTGGATGATCAAACTTGGACAGTGATTTTCTGGATCTACTTTGTGCTCGTGCTTTCCGGACATCTGTATGCTTGGGCTACG GCTTACATCACAGGGTCTGACAAAGATTTGGAGTAG
- the LOC127786238 gene encoding putative UPF0496 protein 5 → MGNRHGIMRPRRLASGRSAAEEEEEEGEGEPGSYEAACSADAELGTFDTALRRRASRAITAVASGVEVRSLSLGSLREVTGCLLDMNQEVVRVVLACKRDVWRSPDLFDLVEDYFEGSLHTLDFLAALDKSLHRARDSQLVLHLALQRHHHEPPAAASASELYASTLSELRQFKAAGEPFTDEFFAAFQTVYRQQMSMVNKLRRRKRRLDRRLRSVRVWRRVSGIVFLTAFAALLVCSVVAAAIAAPPVAAALAAAASMPVGSAGKWMDSLLKKYQDALHGHKEVVSAMQVGTFIAIKDLDSIRVLVEHLEVQISSMADSVEFAERDEEAVRFGIDEVKKKLELFMKSVDDLGEQADRCSRDIRRARTVVLQRIIHHPN, encoded by the coding sequence ATGGGGAATCGTCACGGCATTatgcggccgcggcggctggcgagcgggaggtcggcggcggaggaggaggaggaggagggggagggggagccgGGGTCATACGAGGCGGCGTGCAGCGCGGACGCGGAGCTGGGGACGTTCGACacggcgctgcggcggcgggcgagccgCGCCATCACCGCGGTGGCGTCCGGGGTGGAGGTGCGGTCGCTGTCGCTGGGCTCGCTCCGGGAGGTCACCGGCTGCCTGCTCGACATGAACCAGGAGGTGGTCCGCGTCGTGCTCGCCTGCAAGCGCGACGTGTGGCGGAGCCCCGACCTGTTCGACCTCGTCGAGGACTACTTCGAGGGCAGCCTCCACACCCTCGacttcctcgccgccctcgacaAGTCCCTCCACCGCGCCCGCGACTCCCAGCTCGTCCTCCACCTCGCCCTCCAGCGCCACCACCACgaaccccccgccgccgcgtcggcgtcggagcTGTACGCGAGCACGCTCAGCGAGCTGCGCCAGTTcaaggcggccggcgagccgtTCACGGACGAGTTCTTCGCCGCGTTCCAGACCGTGTACCGGCAGCAGATGTCCATGGTGAACAAGCTCCGGCGGCGGAAGCGCCGCctggaccgccgcctccgctccgtcCGCGTGTGGCGCCGCGTCTCCGGCATCGTCTTCCTCACCGCCTTCGCCGCGCTGCTCGTCTGCTCGGTCGTCGCCGCggccatcgccgcgccgcccgtcgcggccgcgctcgccgccgcggcatcCATGCCGGTGGGCTCCGCGGGGAAATGGATGGACTCGCTGCTAAAGAAATACCAGGACGCGCTCCATGGACACAAGGAGGTGGTGAGCGCAATGCAGGTGGGCACCTTCATCGCCATCAAGGACCTTGACAGCATCAGGGTgctcgtcgaacaccttgaggTTCAGATCAGCTCCATGGCCGATTCCGTGGAGTTCGCGGagcgcgacgaggaggcggtgAGGTTCGGCATAGATGAGGTCAAGAAGAAGCTGGAATTGTTCATGAAGAGTGTGGATGATCTGGGAGAGCAGGCAGACCGGTGTAGCCGGGACATCCGCCGCGCGAGGACCGTCGTGCTGCAAAGGATCATCCACCATCCTAACTGA